The region CCATGAAGAACCCGGCCGTCAGCGCGCTCGCCAGCAGCAGCCCCCACTTCCGCCGGACGTAGGCCGCACCGAGCAGCAGCACCAGCCCCGGGATCGCCCAAACCCAGTGGTGTGACCAGGAGATCGGCGATACCAGCAGCCCGAGTATCCCGTTGATCGTCACCGCGATGGGCAGATCCCGTTGCCGGATCGCGTGCACCATGCCCAGCACCGCCAACACCACCACGAGCACCGCCAGCAGCACGAACACCACCGTTAGGCTTGGCGTCGACATCTTGCTCAGCAGCGAACGCAGCGACTGGTTGCCCGCGTAGGTCGACGCGTCGCCGGTGAACTTGGGACCGAACGAGACGTTGCTGCTAGCCAGCATCTCGTGCAGCCAGAACCGCCGGGCGTTGTCGAAGGTCAGCGCGAAGCCCAGCAGCGCGGTGCCCAGGAAACTCAGCAACGCGGTCACGATCGTGCGGACGTCCCGGCGCAGCAGCGGCAGCAGCAGGAACACCAGCGGCGTGAGCTTGATCCCGGCGGCGAGGCCGATCAGCAGACCGCGCGGGTACGGCAGCTTCTTCGGGCCGTCCACCCGCCACAGGCAATCCACCGTGACGAGCGCCATCAGCACGATGTTGATCTGCGCGTAAGTGATCGTCTCCAGCACCGGCTCGCTGATCGTGGCCAGCGGCAGCACCGCCGCCGCCACCAGCAGCACCTTGTCCCGGTGCGCGTGCAGGAAGGTCGAGGCGCCTAGCACCACGTACAGCGTGGTGAATAACGCGACGTGGCTGACCAGCATGATCACCGCGGTCGAGCCGGCCTTCGGGATCAATGCCAGTGGCGCGAACAGGATCGCCGCGAACGGCGGATAGATGAACGGCAGCCGCAGCCCGGACTCGGTGGCCGGGAGGCCGTGATAGAGGTCGTGGCCGGCTAAGAGCGCCCGCGCGCCGAGCCGGTAGACCTCGCCGTCGATATGGTCGTGCGTGTTGACGGTGGAGACCATTATTACCGCGATCAGCTCCGCTGCCGCGATCACGGCCAGCAGTGATCGGTATTCGCGTAACCGCTCCCGCGGCGGCAGTAAACCTGCGGTCCCGTGCACCGGTATGCCCCGTCCTCTCGCCTGCAGCACCTCGGCCAGCGTAGAGATCCGGTCGGTCGGCGGGGTCGCCGTGGGGCGACTTTTGGGACCGCTACCACCGTGGCGGAATTTCACCCGGTCGAATCATCAAGTTCCGGCCACGGGTGTGATCCAGGCGCAACTACAGCGGGGACACCTGACGCACTGTTATGTGCGCAGCGTGAATTCCACCACTACGGGTGGTCGTCGTGCCCTTGAATTCCGCCCTGTCCGGAGGGGAGGCTCAAACGGACTGCTCCGTTCGTTGGTGAGGAGGGGGGTCGAATGAGTGTCCTTGAGGTGACCGCACCAGGCCAGTTGGCACCGGTCTGGGACGAGCTCATCAGCGGACTGACAGTCGGCGTGCTGCTGACCGACGGACGGGGCCAGGTGCTGGCCACCAACGACGTCGCCGCCGAGTTGATGCAGCTGGACAAGGCCGATCTGCTCACCGGCGTCCGGCCGGTCGGCTGGCAGGTGCGCGATGACACCGGCGCCCCGATGCCGGACTGGGCCGACTTGGCCGGCCAGGTACTGCGGGCCGGTTCACCGCTTTCCATCCCGATGGTGATCGCCCGCAGCGGCCAGCCGCTGAGCCGTATCTGGGCGGACTACCACGCGGTGCAGGTGCAGGGCCGCAGCCGGGTGCTGATCCTGCTGCAGTCGGTGCACACAGACGTATCGCACAGCCGCGGCCTGCTCGACCCGCTAACCGGGTTGCCCGGCCGGGTTCTGCTGCTGGACCGGCTCGAACAGTCGCTGGTCCGCGCCCGCAGCCGCGGCACACTGTCCACTTTGGTGCTCATCGACGTGCAGCAGTTGGCGGATTTCAACGCCGAACACGGCTTCGACCGCGGTGACGACCTGCTAACCACGCTGGCCTGTCGGCTCCGGGAGGGGCTCAGCGACGAGCACACCGTGGCCCGCTACGGCGGCGACGAGTTCGCGGTGGTCGCCGAGCACCCGAGCGGCGCTGGTGAGGAGATCGCCGAGCAGGCACGGGAAGTGGCGGGCTGGCCGGTGCGCATCGGCCGCAAGCGCGTTCAGCCCGGATTGCGGGTGTCCTGGGTGACCACCGATGGCCAGGCCTCGGTGCACTCGGTTCTCGCCCGGGCCGAGCAGCAGCTCCAACTCTGGAAGAGGGTGTCGCGTGGGGCCTGAACAGACCCCGGCAGCAAGGGGCACCCGCGCGGCAACGGGTGCCCCTTCTCCTGCGGCGATTTCCATGGAAATCGCCGATCACGGAGCCCTCAGCGGTCGGCCTCGCCGGCGATGAAGTCCTCGACGGCCTGGTAGGCGGCGGAATCGGAGTACTGCTCCGGCGGCGACTTCATGAAGTACGACGAAGCGGACAAGATCGGCCCGCCGATGCCGCGATCCTTGGCGATCTTCGCGGCCCGGATGGCGTCGATGATGATCCCCGCCGAGTTCGGCGAGTCCCACACCTCCAGCTTGTACTCCAGGTTCAGCGGCACATCGCCGAACGCGCGGCCCTCCAACCGGATGTAGGCCCACTTGCGGTCGTCCAGCCACGGCACGTAGTCCGACGGCCCGATGTGCACGTTGCGCTTGCCTAGATCGCGGTCCACCTGCGAGGTCACCGACTGCGTCTTGGAGGTCTTCTTCGACTCCAGCCGCTCCAGTTCCTTCATGTTCAGGAAGTCCATGTTGCCGCCGACGTTGAGCTGCATCGTGCGGTCCAGGTGCACGCCGCGGTCCTCGAACAGCTTGGCCAGCACCCGGTGCGTGATGGTCGCCCCGACCTGGGACTTGATGTCGTCACCGACGATCGGCACGCCGGCGTCGGTGAACTTCTGCGCCCACTCCGGGTCCGAGGCGATGAACACCGGCAGCGCGTTGACGAACGCCACCCCGGCATCCAGCGCGCACTGCGCGTAGAACTTGTCCGCTTCCTCCGAGCCCACCGGCAGGTACGACACCAGCACGTCGACCTCGGCGTCCTGGAGCGCCCGCACGACATCCACCGGCTGATCGTCGGACTCCTCGATGGTCTCCCGGTAGAAGCGGCCGAGACCGTCGTAGGTGTGGCCGCGCTGCACGGTGACGCCCAGCGGCGGCACGTCGGCGATCTTGATGGTGTTGTTCTCGCTGGCCACGATCGCCTCGGAGAGGTCTCGGCCGACCTTCTTCGCGTCGACGTCGAAGGCCGCGACGAACTTCACGTCGCGCACGTGGTAGTCGCCGAAGGCGACATGCATCAGGCCGGGAACCCGGCTCTTGGGATCGGCGTCGGCGTAGTAATGAACGCCCTGCACCAGCGACGCCGCGCAGTTCCCGACGCCGACGATCGCCACTCGCACCGCTCGACCGGGACGATCTCCGCCCATGGCAGGGCCCTCCTTCTTGGTCATCTGTCGTGTCCTTGCAGTTCTTGCCCGCCGACACTGGGTCGGCTCGGCGCCGCAGCAGCCTGCTCGGCGCGTTCGTGTTCGATGATTTCGTCGAGCCAGCGAACCTCATGCTCGCTGTGGTCCAGCCGGAGCCGGTGCAGTTCGCGGGTGTATCGGTCGAACCGGTCCCCAGAGCGCGCCAATGCACTACGCAGGCTGTCCCGACGCTCCTCGACGCGACGTCGACGTCCTTCCAGGATCCGCAGCCGGACCTCGGCCGGGGTGCGGGCGAAGAACGCCATGTGCACGCCGAAGGCGTTATCGTCGCAAGCCTGCGGGCCGCAGTCGCCGACCAGTTCGACGAACCGATGCTGTCCGGTGGCTGTGATCCGGTACACGCGCCGCGCTCGACGACCCCAACCACGCGAGCCGGAGGCGTCGGGCTCCTCCTCGATCAACCCGGCGCGCAGCAGCCTGCGCAACGTTGGGTACAAAGTTCCACAAGACAACGCGCGGAAGGCGCCGAGCGTGTCGTGCAACCGTTTCCGCAGCTCGTAGCCGTGCATCGGGGCCTCATGCAGAAGCCCGAGCACGGCGAGTTCGAGCATCTGCACCTCCTCCGCCCGAGTCCCGACGCCCGATATCGACACGTAAATACACCGGCGACGCTGCGGCGAAGCAGCCCACCTCGCGGATTATATCGCGCCGATATATCGGGCGACACGATCGACAGGGTCCCGAGGTGGCCGTCGTCACTGCTGGTGGCGGTCGGTGGCGGCGCCTGCCCTGAACGGCGCATGGAGGAGCCGTGGTCGACACGTACCCTGTGGTCGTGCGGACCCAACGGCAAGTGGTCGACTATGCGTTGCAGCGCCGA is a window of Saccharopolyspora phatthalungensis DNA encoding:
- a CDS encoding glycosyltransferase 87 family protein, which produces MLQARGRGIPVHGTAGLLPPRERLREYRSLLAVIAAAELIAVIMVSTVNTHDHIDGEVYRLGARALLAGHDLYHGLPATESGLRLPFIYPPFAAILFAPLALIPKAGSTAVIMLVSHVALFTTLYVVLGASTFLHAHRDKVLLVAAAVLPLATISEPVLETITYAQINIVLMALVTVDCLWRVDGPKKLPYPRGLLIGLAAGIKLTPLVFLLLPLLRRDVRTIVTALLSFLGTALLGFALTFDNARRFWLHEMLASSNVSFGPKFTGDASTYAGNQSLRSLLSKMSTPSLTVVFVLLAVLVVVLAVLGMVHAIRQRDLPIAVTINGILGLLVSPISWSHHWVWAIPGLVLLLGAAYVRRKWGLLLASALTAGFFMVGPHWKMPQGHGLELRWNFFEQLIGNAYVYFGLAFLLYNAILWWFSRRAAKFATSDPAPQAPLAQVL
- a CDS encoding GGDEF domain-containing protein, whose product is MSVLEVTAPGQLAPVWDELISGLTVGVLLTDGRGQVLATNDVAAELMQLDKADLLTGVRPVGWQVRDDTGAPMPDWADLAGQVLRAGSPLSIPMVIARSGQPLSRIWADYHAVQVQGRSRVLILLQSVHTDVSHSRGLLDPLTGLPGRVLLLDRLEQSLVRARSRGTLSTLVLIDVQQLADFNAEHGFDRGDDLLTTLACRLREGLSDEHTVARYGGDEFAVVAEHPSGAGEEIAEQAREVAGWPVRIGRKRVQPGLRVSWVTTDGQASVHSVLARAEQQLQLWKRVSRGA
- a CDS encoding inositol-3-phosphate synthase: MGGDRPGRAVRVAIVGVGNCAASLVQGVHYYADADPKSRVPGLMHVAFGDYHVRDVKFVAAFDVDAKKVGRDLSEAIVASENNTIKIADVPPLGVTVQRGHTYDGLGRFYRETIEESDDQPVDVVRALQDAEVDVLVSYLPVGSEEADKFYAQCALDAGVAFVNALPVFIASDPEWAQKFTDAGVPIVGDDIKSQVGATITHRVLAKLFEDRGVHLDRTMQLNVGGNMDFLNMKELERLESKKTSKTQSVTSQVDRDLGKRNVHIGPSDYVPWLDDRKWAYIRLEGRAFGDVPLNLEYKLEVWDSPNSAGIIIDAIRAAKIAKDRGIGGPILSASSYFMKSPPEQYSDSAAYQAVEDFIAGEADR
- a CDS encoding PadR family transcriptional regulator → MLELAVLGLLHEAPMHGYELRKRLHDTLGAFRALSCGTLYPTLRRLLRAGLIEEEPDASGSRGWGRRARRVYRITATGQHRFVELVGDCGPQACDDNAFGVHMAFFARTPAEVRLRILEGRRRRVEERRDSLRSALARSGDRFDRYTRELHRLRLDHSEHEVRWLDEIIEHERAEQAAAAPSRPSVGGQELQGHDR